From a single Lolium rigidum isolate FL_2022 chromosome 7, APGP_CSIRO_Lrig_0.1, whole genome shotgun sequence genomic region:
- the LOC124676766 gene encoding aldehyde dehydrogenase family 3 member F1-like — translation MGTMAASVEEIGAAAPQALELHALQHLGELRSTFESGRTRPLAWRQSQLRGLLRLLAEKEEEAFRALHDDLGKHRAEAYRDEVGVLIKSCNAALREVGKWVAPEKVWAPLVAFPANAQVVPEPLGVVLIFSCWNFPWGLSLEPLIGAIAAGNAVVLKPSELAPATAKFLEDNIGDYMDATAVKVVQGGPAVGEQLMEHRWDKVLFTGCPRVARMVMAAASKHLTPVALELGGKCPCIFDSASVGTGRNLQTSVNRVIFAKWSSCAGQACVAIDYILVEERFAPTLIKMLKSTLKRFMADSDQMARIVNARHFQRLTGLLKDPAVAASVLHGGKLDAKSLCIEPTILLNPPLDSAIMTEEIFGPLLPIITVKKIEDSIPFVRARPKPLAVYAFTNSAPLKRRIVEETSSGSVTFNDAVVQYGIDTLPFGGVGQSGFGQYHGKYSFEMFSHKKAVLKRGFLVEAMLRYPPWDEQKIAMMRHLYRYNYIRFIFTFLGLSRT, via the exons ATGGGCACAATGGCGGCCAGCGTCGAGGAGATTGGTgcggcggcgccgcaggccctgGAGCTGCACGCGCTGCAGCACCTGGGCGAGCTGCGGTCGACCTTCGAGAGCGGCAGGACCCGGCCCCTGGCGTGGCGGCAGTCCCAGCTGCGCGGCCTCCTCCGGCTCCTGgccgagaaggaggaggaggcgttcCGGGCGCTCCACGACGACCTCGGCAAGCACCGCGCCGAGGCCTACAGAGACGAG GTCGGTGTGCTCATCAAGTCCTGCAACGCCGCGCTGCGGGAGGTCGGGAAATGGGTGGCGCCGGAGAAG GTTTGGGCGCCGCTGGTGGCCTTCCCGGCGAACGCGCAGGTGGTGCCGGAGCCGCTCGGGGTCGTCCTCATCTTCTCCTGCTGGAACTTCCCTTGG G GCTTGTCTTTGGAGCCGCTGATCGGGGCCATAGCCGCCGGGAACGCGGTGGTGCTGAAGCCGTCGGAGCTGGCGCCGGCCACCGCCAAGTTCCTGGAGGACAACATCGGCGACTACATGGACGCCACGGCCGTGAAGGTCGTCCAGGGCGGCCCCGCGGTCGGGGAGCAGCTCATGGAGCACAGATGGGACAAGGTCCTCTTCACCG GGTGCCCTCGCGTGGCGCGcatggtgatggcggcggcgtccaagCACCTGACGCCGGTGGCGCTAGAGCTTGGCGGCAAATGCCCCTGCATCTTCGACTCCGCCTCCGTCGGCACCGGCCGGAACCTGCAGACGTCGGTGAACCGCGTCATCTTCGCCAAGTGGTCGTCCTGCGCCGGCCAGGCCTGCGTCGCCATCGACTACATCCTCGTCGAGGAACGCTTCGCGCCCACCCTG ATTAAGATGCTCAAGTCGACGCTGAAGAGGTTCATGGCCGACTCTGACCAAATGGCGCGGATCGTCAACGCGCGGCACTTCCAGCGGCTGACCGGCCTCCTCAAGgacccggcggtggcggcgtccgtTCTGCACGGCGGCAAATTAGACGCCAAGAGCCT GTGCATCGAGCCCACGATACTGCTGAACCCTCCGCTGGACTCGGCGATCATGACCGAGGAGATATTCGGCCCTCTGCTCCCCATCATCACG GTGAAGAAGATCGAGGACAGCATCCCGTTCGTGAGGGCGCGGCCGAAGCCGCTGGCGGTGTACGCCTTCACCAACAGCGCGCCGCTGAAACGCCGGATCgtcgaggagacgtcgtcggGCAGCGTCACCTTCAACGACGCCGTCGTTCAA TACGGGATCGACACGCTGCCGTTCGGCGGCGTCGGGCAGAGCGGCTTCGGGCAGTACCACGGCAAGTACTCCTTCGAGATGTTCAGCCACAAGAAGGCGGTCCTCAAGCGAGGCTTCCTCGTGGAGGCCATGCTCAGGTACCCGCCCTGGGACGAGCAGAAGATCGCCATGATGCGCCACCTCTACCGCTACAACTACATCCGGTTCATCTTCACCTTCCTCGGCCTATCCAGGACATGA